A genomic segment from Cyprinus carpio isolate SPL01 chromosome A4, ASM1834038v1, whole genome shotgun sequence encodes:
- the LOC109109643 gene encoding scavenger receptor cysteine-rich domain-containing protein SCART1, with protein MLTCKTLSTDVKLVDGSSECDGRVQIMYNEQWGAVCHSDWDLADATVLCQELYCGDIAEPKAYMQPSGQIWMDQVACTGNELTVRNCPFNEWGVSSCLDGLHAGVSCQKTVRKVLVRIVVKAKSGVDVNDPAIKNQLLDMISKVVGSKGTYKEYWRIQPDEQVFHKQRTTTGLF; from the exons ATGTTAACATGTAAAACTCTTTCAACAGATGTGAAGCTGGTCGATGGTTCCAGTGAGTGTGATGGCAGAGTTCAGATTATGTATAATGAGCAGTGGGGTGCAGTGTGTCACTCGGACTGGGATCTAGCAGATGCTACAGTGTTGTGTCAAGAGCTTTACTGTGGAGACATTGCAGAGCCGAAAGCGTATATGCAACCTTCAGGGCAAATATGGATGGATCAAGTGGCCTGTACAGGAAATGAGTTGACAGTGCGGAACTGTCCTTTTAATGAATGGGGTGTGAGCAGTTGTTTGGATGGGCTTCATGCAGGAGTTTCATGCCAAA AAACTGTGAGAAAAGTTTTGGTGAGGATTGTGGTGAAGGCCAAGAGTGGAGTCGATGTCAATGATCCAGCTATCAAGAATCAGCTTCTGGATATG ATTAGCAAGGTGGTTGGAAGTAAAGGAACGTATAAAGAATATTGGAGAATACAGCCTGATGAGCAAGTATTTCACAAACAGAGAACAACTACAG GTCTTTTTTGA